A window from Leptothermofonsia sichuanensis E412 encodes these proteins:
- a CDS encoding Arm DNA-binding domain-containing protein → MPQRAPKGTVSVKTDRGRLRLIWSWQGKRYFLALGLHDTRLNRVLAEEKAKGIERDLLLGQFDQTLNRYQPRQTDRSDLTGQDLINRFLSKEKGQLSKQAKYKYGAVTKHLLSLFGAKPAIDLTEQDAEKFTKKVGETVRPETVFQYLSILRACWSWAVEAYSFPLNPWNKVIKKVKGHPKRKVDPFDSLEVAKILQGFSHSKPYVFYLDYVKFNFSTGTRLGEAIGLTWENVSEDCSQVWIGQSYSATAGLKETKTDEARWITVPPDIQKMLLQPLLIE, encoded by the coding sequence ATGCCCCAAAGAGCGCCAAAGGGAACTGTCTCGGTCAAGACAGATAGAGGCCGTCTTCGCCTGATCTGGAGCTGGCAGGGGAAGCGATACTTTCTGGCGTTAGGCTTACACGACACCCGGCTTAATCGGGTACTAGCCGAAGAAAAAGCTAAGGGTATAGAAAGAGACCTTCTTTTAGGCCAGTTTGACCAAACCTTAAACCGGTACCAGCCGAGACAAACAGACAGGTCTGACCTAACAGGACAAGACTTAATTAATAGGTTTCTTAGTAAAGAAAAGGGACAGCTTTCTAAGCAGGCTAAGTACAAATACGGAGCTGTTACTAAACATCTGCTTAGTCTCTTTGGAGCAAAACCTGCAATAGACCTAACGGAGCAGGACGCAGAGAAGTTTACTAAAAAGGTCGGAGAAACTGTTCGACCTGAGACCGTATTTCAATACCTATCTATCCTTCGTGCCTGTTGGAGCTGGGCAGTGGAGGCATACAGCTTTCCGTTAAATCCCTGGAACAAAGTTATAAAGAAAGTTAAAGGGCATCCGAAGAGAAAAGTCGACCCCTTCGATAGCCTAGAAGTAGCAAAAATACTGCAAGGGTTTTCTCACAGCAAACCCTACGTCTTTTATCTAGACTACGTGAAGTTTAACTTTTCTACAGGAACCAGGTTAGGAGAAGCAATTGGATTAACCTGGGAAAACGTATCAGAGGACTGTAGCCAGGTCTGGATTGGCCAGTCTTACAGTGCGACGGCTGGTCTAAAAGAAACGAAAACGGATGAAGCGAGATGGATAACCGTTCCACCCGATATTCAGAAAATGCTTTTACAGCCGTTATTGATTGAGTAA